In Bombus huntii isolate Logan2020A chromosome 3, iyBomHunt1.1, whole genome shotgun sequence, a single genomic region encodes these proteins:
- the LOC126863940 gene encoding protein lap1-like isoform X3: MGSAWWQCAACLRTQEEDICELHLNNCNLYDVPPDVFIYERTLEKLYLDANRIKDLPRPLFQCHELRVLSLSDNEVTTLPPAIASLINLEYLDLSKNSIKELPDSIKECKNLRSIDISVNPFERFPDAITHIVGLRELYINDAYIEYLPANFGRLSALKTLELRENNLMTLPKSMSRLINLQRLDIGNNDFTELPEVVGDLINLTELWIDGNDIRRVPLNINQLYRLNHFDCTMNAIHIIPSEVEGWRDISIMHLSSNEIYQLPDSLCYLRTIVTLKVDDNQLNALPNDIGQMSSLEELIVTKNFLEYLPSSIGLLRKLHCLNVDNNYLRCLPPEIGSCTALSLLSLRSNNLTRVPPELGHLSSLKVLNLVNNCIKFLPVSMLNLSNLKALWLSDNQSQPLVPLQQEFNCEEDMMVLSCFMLPQKPRQELEQVTPAVGLISSSIVGTGKRICFAAEVESEIPRQLHRAPTPYPKELRNLARHARNLHHQSAHDQRDSHSSLSPIEHYTSKACKNNSSMDIGTEQSVSEESSDEANKTVLAKEKSPDIREAKYIRNPTSEYLSKTPTVADYVNSTWKPDEYSKANTAKIVESDKFIEPYKTMPIAANNKNTDHVQVSKVNEVPPVPPPYHIAAAFSKKAALFQQLNQSAPLDSSTMAPPPIDMNISNSKISQGTEIQNYDGEPFKVEEHLYNDKFVLNNTDMTNTSSNDGNINSFSGTDQHTLTDSIDPAAQSLEGDRSLKPSRIPILKTKHLESMNSISNSDLSNKCTNSSVEDYEASKILNASCIPTSPITGKKYRSPLSMQPKVSDRPKKIINGSVSNNNTSCDNLSINAINSSPVTNSNMEGISKTSSIETTNTNSSINIKNETSSGRSTPILANNKSLNEVTNSNIDNYKVAGLNESLHSERKPRFKWMFGPHKNANVLPVQVKKNPGLGFSIAGGVAGAETGIIVTKVNPDGPAQGTLRPGDKILEVDGIDFTKSDHNNAVAVLRATGAVVSMMISRHQ, encoded by the exons ATGGGTAGTGCTTGGTGGCAGTGTGCTGCATGTTTGAGAACACAAGAAGAAGATATCTGCGAGTTGCATTTGAATAATTGTAATCTTTATGATGTACCACCTGACGTGTTCATTTATGAAAGGACATTAGAGAAATTGTATCTTGATGCCAATAGG ATAAAGGATCTTCCAAGGCCACTGTTTCAGTGCCATGAGTTACGAGTACTTTCTCTTAGTGATAATGAAGTCACAACATTACCACCCGCCATAGCATCATTAATTAACTTGGAATATTTAGACCTCAGTAAAAATA gTATTAAAGAGCTACCAGATAGTATAAAAGAGTGTAAAAATCTTCGTTCTATAGATATCAGTGTTAATCCATTTGAACGTTTCCCTGATGCTATTACACATATTGTTGGATTAAGAGAATTGTATATAAATGATgcatatatagaatatttaccAGCAAATTTTGGAAGACTTTCAGCTTTGAAAACATTAGAACTTAGGGAAAATAACTTGATGACATTACCAAAGAGTATGAGCcgtttaataaatttgcaaAGACTTGATATTGGTAATAATGATTTCACTGAATTG cCTGAAGTTGTTGGGGATCTTATCAATCTCACTGAATTGTGGATAGATGGTAATGATATTAGACGTGTACCACTCAACATTAATCAGCTTTACCGTTTAAATCATTTTGACTGTACAATGAATGCAAttcatattataccatcagaaGTAGAAGGATGGAgagatatttcgattatgcATCTTTCatcaaatgaaatttatcaGTTACCAGATTCCCTTTGTTATCTACGTACAATTGTGACTCTCAAAGTTGATGACAATCAATTGAATGCACTGCCAAATGACATTGGACAAATGTCAAGCTTAGAGGAGCTTATAGTTACTAAGAACTTCCTTGAATATTTGCCATCATCAATAGGACTTTTGCGAAAATTACATTGTTTAAATGTAGACAATAATTACTTGAGGTGCCTTCCACCAGAGATTGGAAGTTGCACAGCATTATCGTTGCTATCATTGAGGTCGAACAATCTAACTCGAGTTCCACCTGAATTGGGACATCTATCCTCTTTAAAAGTACTCAATCTTGTAAACAATTGCATCAAATTTTTGCCTGTTTCTATGTTGAATTTGAGTAATTTGAAAGCATTATGGCTGAGCGACAATCAAAGTCAACCATTAGTGCCATTGCAGCAGGAATTCAATTGTGAAGAGGACATGATGGTGTTAAGTTGCTTTATGCTTCCACAAAAACCGCGGCAAGAACTTGAAC AAGTAACACCAGCTGTAGGATTAATTTCAAGTTCGATTGTTGGTACTGGAAAAAGAATATGTTTTGCTGCTGAGGTAGAATCTGAAATCCCTAGACAACTTCATCGAGCACCGACTCCCTACCCTAAAGAGCTGCGCAACCTTGCTAGGCATGCCCGAAATTTGCATCATCAATCAGCGCATGATCAAAGA GATTCACACTCATCGTTATCACCAATTGAACATTATACATCAAAGGCATGCAAGAATAATAGTTCTATGGATATTGGAACAGAGCAATCTGTTTCAGAAGAATCTTCCGATGAAGCAAACAAGACCGTACttgcaaaagaaaaaagtcCGGATATCCGAGAAGCAAAATATATTCGTAATCCCACGTCTGAGTATCTTTCCAAAACTCCAACAGTAGCAGATTATGTAAATTCTACTTGGAAACCGGATGAGTACTCGAAGGCAAACACAGCAAAAATTGTTGAATCAGACAAATTTATTGAACCCTATAAGACTATGCCTATTGCCGCGAACAACAAAAATACCGATCATGTTCAAGTGTCGAAAGTAAATGAAGTTCCACCCGTCCCGCCACCGTACCATATTGCAGCCGCATTTTCAAAAAAGGCGGCACTTTTTCAGCAATTGAATCAAT CAGCTCCATTAGACTCGTCAACGATGGCTCCTCCACCAATTGATATGAACATATCAAATTCGAAAATATCGCAGGGAAcggaaatacaaaattatgaTGGAGAACCATTTAAAGTTGAAGAGCATTTATACAATGACAAATTTGTGttgaataatacagatatgaCAAACACCTCAAGTAACGATGGAAATATAAACTCTTTTAGTGGCACCGATCAACACACGTTAACGGATTCAATCGATCCAGCAGCACAGTCATTAGAAGGAGATCGATCGTTAAAACCAAGTAGAATTCCTATTTTAAAGACGAAACATTTGGAAAGTATGAATTCTATTTCAAATAGCGATCTATCGAACAAATGTACAAATTCTTCTGTTGAAGACTATGAAGCTTCAAAGATATTGAACGCATCGTGTATACCAACATCTCCTATAACTGGGAAAAAATATCGAAGTCCGCTATCTATGCAACCTAAAGTTTCGGATCGAccaaaaaagataataaacgGATCtgtttcaaataataatacttcCTGTGATAATTTATCCATAAATGCAATAAACTCGAGTCCAGTTACAAATTCAAATATGGAAGGAATTTCAAAAACTTCATCTATCGAAACGACGAATACGAACAGTTCGATCaacataaaaaatgaaactagCTCTGGTCGAAGTACTCCAATTCTAGCGAATAATAAATCTTTAAACGAGGTGACCAATTCTAacattgataattataaagttGCTGGACTGAATGAGTCATTACATTCAGAAAGAAAACCAAGATTTAAATGGATGTTTGGGCCGCACAAAAATGCTAACGTA TTGCCTGTTCAAGTGAAAAAAAATCCAGGTCTTGGTTTCAGCATTGCTGGTGGAGTGGCAGGCGCAGAAACc GGAATAATTGTGACTAAAGTGAATCCAGATGGTCCAGCACAAGGTACCCTTCGACCAGGAGATAAGATCTTAGAAGTCGATGGTATAGATTTCACTAAATCTGATCATAACAATGCTGTCGCTGTCCTTCGAGCAACCGGAGCAGTAGTATCTATGATGATTAGTCGTCATCAATGA
- the LOC126863940 gene encoding erbin-like isoform X2 — translation MGSAWWQCAACLRTQEEDICELHLNNCNLYDVPPDVFIYERTLEKLYLDANRIKDLPRPLFQCHELRVLSLSDNEVTTLPPAIASLINLEYLDLSKNSIKELPDSIKECKNLRSIDISVNPFERFPDAITHIVGLRELYINDAYIEYLPANFGRLSALKTLELRENNLMTLPKSMSRLINLQRLDIGNNDFTELPEVVGDLINLTELWIDGNDIRRVPLNINQLYRLNHFDCTMNAIHIIPSEVEGWRDISIMHLSSNEIYQLPDSLCYLRTIVTLKVDDNQLNALPNDIGQMSSLEELIVTKNFLEYLPSSIGLLRKLHCLNVDNNYLRCLPPEIGSCTALSLLSLRSNNLTRVPPELGHLSSLKVLNLVNNCIKFLPVSMLNLSNLKALWLSDNQSQPLVPLQQEFNCEEDMMVLSCFMLPQKPRQELEQVTPAVGLISSSIVGTGKRICFAAEVESEIPRQLHRAPTPYPKELRNLARHARNLHHQSAHDQRMHLEQETMIKEAIIATTTLDLTSKSGTCLSQSLFNKDSHSSLSPIEHYTSKACKNNSSMDIGTEQSVSEESSDEANKTVLAKEKSPDIREAKYIRNPTSEYLSKTPTVADYVNSTWKPDEYSKANTAKIVESDKFIEPYKTMPIAANNKNTDHVQVSKVNEVPPVPPPYHIAAAFSKKAALFQQLNQSPLDSSTMAPPPIDMNISNSKISQGTEIQNYDGEPFKVEEHLYNDKFVLNNTDMTNTSSNDGNINSFSGTDQHTLTDSIDPAAQSLEGDRSLKPSRIPILKTKHLESMNSISNSDLSNKCTNSSVEDYEASKILNASCIPTSPITGKKYRSPLSMQPKVSDRPKKIINGSVSNNNTSCDNLSINAINSSPVTNSNMEGISKTSSIETTNTNSSINIKNETSSGRSTPILANNKSLNEVTNSNIDNYKVAGLNESLHSERKPRFKWMFGPHKNANVLPVQVKKNPGLGFSIAGGVAGAETGIIVTKVNPDGPAQGTLRPGDKILEVDGIDFTKSDHNNAVAVLRATGAVVSMMISRHQ, via the exons ATGGGTAGTGCTTGGTGGCAGTGTGCTGCATGTTTGAGAACACAAGAAGAAGATATCTGCGAGTTGCATTTGAATAATTGTAATCTTTATGATGTACCACCTGACGTGTTCATTTATGAAAGGACATTAGAGAAATTGTATCTTGATGCCAATAGG ATAAAGGATCTTCCAAGGCCACTGTTTCAGTGCCATGAGTTACGAGTACTTTCTCTTAGTGATAATGAAGTCACAACATTACCACCCGCCATAGCATCATTAATTAACTTGGAATATTTAGACCTCAGTAAAAATA gTATTAAAGAGCTACCAGATAGTATAAAAGAGTGTAAAAATCTTCGTTCTATAGATATCAGTGTTAATCCATTTGAACGTTTCCCTGATGCTATTACACATATTGTTGGATTAAGAGAATTGTATATAAATGATgcatatatagaatatttaccAGCAAATTTTGGAAGACTTTCAGCTTTGAAAACATTAGAACTTAGGGAAAATAACTTGATGACATTACCAAAGAGTATGAGCcgtttaataaatttgcaaAGACTTGATATTGGTAATAATGATTTCACTGAATTG cCTGAAGTTGTTGGGGATCTTATCAATCTCACTGAATTGTGGATAGATGGTAATGATATTAGACGTGTACCACTCAACATTAATCAGCTTTACCGTTTAAATCATTTTGACTGTACAATGAATGCAAttcatattataccatcagaaGTAGAAGGATGGAgagatatttcgattatgcATCTTTCatcaaatgaaatttatcaGTTACCAGATTCCCTTTGTTATCTACGTACAATTGTGACTCTCAAAGTTGATGACAATCAATTGAATGCACTGCCAAATGACATTGGACAAATGTCAAGCTTAGAGGAGCTTATAGTTACTAAGAACTTCCTTGAATATTTGCCATCATCAATAGGACTTTTGCGAAAATTACATTGTTTAAATGTAGACAATAATTACTTGAGGTGCCTTCCACCAGAGATTGGAAGTTGCACAGCATTATCGTTGCTATCATTGAGGTCGAACAATCTAACTCGAGTTCCACCTGAATTGGGACATCTATCCTCTTTAAAAGTACTCAATCTTGTAAACAATTGCATCAAATTTTTGCCTGTTTCTATGTTGAATTTGAGTAATTTGAAAGCATTATGGCTGAGCGACAATCAAAGTCAACCATTAGTGCCATTGCAGCAGGAATTCAATTGTGAAGAGGACATGATGGTGTTAAGTTGCTTTATGCTTCCACAAAAACCGCGGCAAGAACTTGAAC AAGTAACACCAGCTGTAGGATTAATTTCAAGTTCGATTGTTGGTACTGGAAAAAGAATATGTTTTGCTGCTGAGGTAGAATCTGAAATCCCTAGACAACTTCATCGAGCACCGACTCCCTACCCTAAAGAGCTGCGCAACCTTGCTAGGCATGCCCGAAATTTGCATCATCAATCAGCGCATGATCAAAGA ATGCATTTAGAACAGGAGACTATGATCAAAGAAGCTATTATTGCTACAACTACTCTGGACCTTACCTCAAAATCTGGGACCTGTCTTTCACaaagtttatttaataag GATTCACACTCATCGTTATCACCAATTGAACATTATACATCAAAGGCATGCAAGAATAATAGTTCTATGGATATTGGAACAGAGCAATCTGTTTCAGAAGAATCTTCCGATGAAGCAAACAAGACCGTACttgcaaaagaaaaaagtcCGGATATCCGAGAAGCAAAATATATTCGTAATCCCACGTCTGAGTATCTTTCCAAAACTCCAACAGTAGCAGATTATGTAAATTCTACTTGGAAACCGGATGAGTACTCGAAGGCAAACACAGCAAAAATTGTTGAATCAGACAAATTTATTGAACCCTATAAGACTATGCCTATTGCCGCGAACAACAAAAATACCGATCATGTTCAAGTGTCGAAAGTAAATGAAGTTCCACCCGTCCCGCCACCGTACCATATTGCAGCCGCATTTTCAAAAAAGGCGGCACTTTTTCAGCAATTGAATCAAT CTCCATTAGACTCGTCAACGATGGCTCCTCCACCAATTGATATGAACATATCAAATTCGAAAATATCGCAGGGAAcggaaatacaaaattatgaTGGAGAACCATTTAAAGTTGAAGAGCATTTATACAATGACAAATTTGTGttgaataatacagatatgaCAAACACCTCAAGTAACGATGGAAATATAAACTCTTTTAGTGGCACCGATCAACACACGTTAACGGATTCAATCGATCCAGCAGCACAGTCATTAGAAGGAGATCGATCGTTAAAACCAAGTAGAATTCCTATTTTAAAGACGAAACATTTGGAAAGTATGAATTCTATTTCAAATAGCGATCTATCGAACAAATGTACAAATTCTTCTGTTGAAGACTATGAAGCTTCAAAGATATTGAACGCATCGTGTATACCAACATCTCCTATAACTGGGAAAAAATATCGAAGTCCGCTATCTATGCAACCTAAAGTTTCGGATCGAccaaaaaagataataaacgGATCtgtttcaaataataatacttcCTGTGATAATTTATCCATAAATGCAATAAACTCGAGTCCAGTTACAAATTCAAATATGGAAGGAATTTCAAAAACTTCATCTATCGAAACGACGAATACGAACAGTTCGATCaacataaaaaatgaaactagCTCTGGTCGAAGTACTCCAATTCTAGCGAATAATAAATCTTTAAACGAGGTGACCAATTCTAacattgataattataaagttGCTGGACTGAATGAGTCATTACATTCAGAAAGAAAACCAAGATTTAAATGGATGTTTGGGCCGCACAAAAATGCTAACGTA TTGCCTGTTCAAGTGAAAAAAAATCCAGGTCTTGGTTTCAGCATTGCTGGTGGAGTGGCAGGCGCAGAAACc GGAATAATTGTGACTAAAGTGAATCCAGATGGTCCAGCACAAGGTACCCTTCGACCAGGAGATAAGATCTTAGAAGTCGATGGTATAGATTTCACTAAATCTGATCATAACAATGCTGTCGCTGTCCTTCGAGCAACCGGAGCAGTAGTATCTATGATGATTAGTCGTCATCAATGA
- the LOC126863940 gene encoding protein lap1-like isoform X4 has translation MGSAWWQCAACLRTQEEDICELHLNNCNLYDVPPDVFIYERTLEKLYLDANRIKDLPRPLFQCHELRVLSLSDNEVTTLPPAIASLINLEYLDLSKNSIKELPDSIKECKNLRSIDISVNPFERFPDAITHIVGLRELYINDAYIEYLPANFGRLSALKTLELRENNLMTLPKSMSRLINLQRLDIGNNDFTELPEVVGDLINLTELWIDGNDIRRVPLNINQLYRLNHFDCTMNAIHIIPSEVEGWRDISIMHLSSNEIYQLPDSLCYLRTIVTLKVDDNQLNALPNDIGQMSSLEELIVTKNFLEYLPSSIGLLRKLHCLNVDNNYLRCLPPEIGSCTALSLLSLRSNNLTRVPPELGHLSSLKVLNLVNNCIKFLPVSMLNLSNLKALWLSDNQSQPLVPLQQEFNCEEDMMVLSCFMLPQKPRQELEQVTPAVGLISSSIVGTGKRICFAAEVESEIPRQLHRAPTPYPKELRNLARHARNLHHQSAHDQRDSHSSLSPIEHYTSKACKNNSSMDIGTEQSVSEESSDEANKTVLAKEKSPDIREAKYIRNPTSEYLSKTPTVADYVNSTWKPDEYSKANTAKIVESDKFIEPYKTMPIAANNKNTDHVQVSKVNEVPPVPPPYHIAAAFSKKAALFQQLNQSPLDSSTMAPPPIDMNISNSKISQGTEIQNYDGEPFKVEEHLYNDKFVLNNTDMTNTSSNDGNINSFSGTDQHTLTDSIDPAAQSLEGDRSLKPSRIPILKTKHLESMNSISNSDLSNKCTNSSVEDYEASKILNASCIPTSPITGKKYRSPLSMQPKVSDRPKKIINGSVSNNNTSCDNLSINAINSSPVTNSNMEGISKTSSIETTNTNSSINIKNETSSGRSTPILANNKSLNEVTNSNIDNYKVAGLNESLHSERKPRFKWMFGPHKNANVLPVQVKKNPGLGFSIAGGVAGAETGIIVTKVNPDGPAQGTLRPGDKILEVDGIDFTKSDHNNAVAVLRATGAVVSMMISRHQ, from the exons ATGGGTAGTGCTTGGTGGCAGTGTGCTGCATGTTTGAGAACACAAGAAGAAGATATCTGCGAGTTGCATTTGAATAATTGTAATCTTTATGATGTACCACCTGACGTGTTCATTTATGAAAGGACATTAGAGAAATTGTATCTTGATGCCAATAGG ATAAAGGATCTTCCAAGGCCACTGTTTCAGTGCCATGAGTTACGAGTACTTTCTCTTAGTGATAATGAAGTCACAACATTACCACCCGCCATAGCATCATTAATTAACTTGGAATATTTAGACCTCAGTAAAAATA gTATTAAAGAGCTACCAGATAGTATAAAAGAGTGTAAAAATCTTCGTTCTATAGATATCAGTGTTAATCCATTTGAACGTTTCCCTGATGCTATTACACATATTGTTGGATTAAGAGAATTGTATATAAATGATgcatatatagaatatttaccAGCAAATTTTGGAAGACTTTCAGCTTTGAAAACATTAGAACTTAGGGAAAATAACTTGATGACATTACCAAAGAGTATGAGCcgtttaataaatttgcaaAGACTTGATATTGGTAATAATGATTTCACTGAATTG cCTGAAGTTGTTGGGGATCTTATCAATCTCACTGAATTGTGGATAGATGGTAATGATATTAGACGTGTACCACTCAACATTAATCAGCTTTACCGTTTAAATCATTTTGACTGTACAATGAATGCAAttcatattataccatcagaaGTAGAAGGATGGAgagatatttcgattatgcATCTTTCatcaaatgaaatttatcaGTTACCAGATTCCCTTTGTTATCTACGTACAATTGTGACTCTCAAAGTTGATGACAATCAATTGAATGCACTGCCAAATGACATTGGACAAATGTCAAGCTTAGAGGAGCTTATAGTTACTAAGAACTTCCTTGAATATTTGCCATCATCAATAGGACTTTTGCGAAAATTACATTGTTTAAATGTAGACAATAATTACTTGAGGTGCCTTCCACCAGAGATTGGAAGTTGCACAGCATTATCGTTGCTATCATTGAGGTCGAACAATCTAACTCGAGTTCCACCTGAATTGGGACATCTATCCTCTTTAAAAGTACTCAATCTTGTAAACAATTGCATCAAATTTTTGCCTGTTTCTATGTTGAATTTGAGTAATTTGAAAGCATTATGGCTGAGCGACAATCAAAGTCAACCATTAGTGCCATTGCAGCAGGAATTCAATTGTGAAGAGGACATGATGGTGTTAAGTTGCTTTATGCTTCCACAAAAACCGCGGCAAGAACTTGAAC AAGTAACACCAGCTGTAGGATTAATTTCAAGTTCGATTGTTGGTACTGGAAAAAGAATATGTTTTGCTGCTGAGGTAGAATCTGAAATCCCTAGACAACTTCATCGAGCACCGACTCCCTACCCTAAAGAGCTGCGCAACCTTGCTAGGCATGCCCGAAATTTGCATCATCAATCAGCGCATGATCAAAGA GATTCACACTCATCGTTATCACCAATTGAACATTATACATCAAAGGCATGCAAGAATAATAGTTCTATGGATATTGGAACAGAGCAATCTGTTTCAGAAGAATCTTCCGATGAAGCAAACAAGACCGTACttgcaaaagaaaaaagtcCGGATATCCGAGAAGCAAAATATATTCGTAATCCCACGTCTGAGTATCTTTCCAAAACTCCAACAGTAGCAGATTATGTAAATTCTACTTGGAAACCGGATGAGTACTCGAAGGCAAACACAGCAAAAATTGTTGAATCAGACAAATTTATTGAACCCTATAAGACTATGCCTATTGCCGCGAACAACAAAAATACCGATCATGTTCAAGTGTCGAAAGTAAATGAAGTTCCACCCGTCCCGCCACCGTACCATATTGCAGCCGCATTTTCAAAAAAGGCGGCACTTTTTCAGCAATTGAATCAAT CTCCATTAGACTCGTCAACGATGGCTCCTCCACCAATTGATATGAACATATCAAATTCGAAAATATCGCAGGGAAcggaaatacaaaattatgaTGGAGAACCATTTAAAGTTGAAGAGCATTTATACAATGACAAATTTGTGttgaataatacagatatgaCAAACACCTCAAGTAACGATGGAAATATAAACTCTTTTAGTGGCACCGATCAACACACGTTAACGGATTCAATCGATCCAGCAGCACAGTCATTAGAAGGAGATCGATCGTTAAAACCAAGTAGAATTCCTATTTTAAAGACGAAACATTTGGAAAGTATGAATTCTATTTCAAATAGCGATCTATCGAACAAATGTACAAATTCTTCTGTTGAAGACTATGAAGCTTCAAAGATATTGAACGCATCGTGTATACCAACATCTCCTATAACTGGGAAAAAATATCGAAGTCCGCTATCTATGCAACCTAAAGTTTCGGATCGAccaaaaaagataataaacgGATCtgtttcaaataataatacttcCTGTGATAATTTATCCATAAATGCAATAAACTCGAGTCCAGTTACAAATTCAAATATGGAAGGAATTTCAAAAACTTCATCTATCGAAACGACGAATACGAACAGTTCGATCaacataaaaaatgaaactagCTCTGGTCGAAGTACTCCAATTCTAGCGAATAATAAATCTTTAAACGAGGTGACCAATTCTAacattgataattataaagttGCTGGACTGAATGAGTCATTACATTCAGAAAGAAAACCAAGATTTAAATGGATGTTTGGGCCGCACAAAAATGCTAACGTA TTGCCTGTTCAAGTGAAAAAAAATCCAGGTCTTGGTTTCAGCATTGCTGGTGGAGTGGCAGGCGCAGAAACc GGAATAATTGTGACTAAAGTGAATCCAGATGGTCCAGCACAAGGTACCCTTCGACCAGGAGATAAGATCTTAGAAGTCGATGGTATAGATTTCACTAAATCTGATCATAACAATGCTGTCGCTGTCCTTCGAGCAACCGGAGCAGTAGTATCTATGATGATTAGTCGTCATCAATGA